Proteins encoded by one window of Yamadazyma tenuis chromosome 2, complete sequence:
- a CDS encoding uncharacterized protein (EggNog:ENOG503NUNN; COG:S), with amino-acid sequence MVDYPIPGYPVVNYTATDGIMELLRYQQNYPALGTGQQVLATQARNLLGTIPQVFVEYQTKYQFNLFGDYPFKKDIVPSAVFVGVYGILLILHLLIFILNMSRGHYFWITLTYIFYCACKIVGFACRIVWQRDLSITAIGLTSEVLLIIPTIILVSFNLILAQRIFTWRHPVGGSRKLFWGIMFGFYGFVLGIVAMTIMASFVPYLHMLSQANYEKYIKVQQAAAILVVLYPFTAVSLIGLSYFFKPTRKDENLYTYQPYWIESFHPFYFVKKNASKEAEETFMKRNHNHRHAVRVIAATHHHYNMVQGLTNERGDLTHNMSLIIVSISTFVLFVGSLCRCIVVFQANYQKDSSAICSPIAMYIIWGAAEALVVLMYAVGRVDLRFYRPDRLPKKVRAIITAEQSIEQSEEELSDEEFDDDVRTSDLSELSFNNYKLPSYEDQFRREHEKEDNQSEFHF; translated from the coding sequence ATGGTAGACTACCCAATACCAGGTTACCCAGTGGTAAACTATACTGCCACGGATGGTATTATGGAATTGCTTCGATACCAGCAGAATTACCCAGCTCTTGGAACTGGCCAACAGGTCTTAGCTACGCAAGCAAGAAACTTATTGGGGACCATTCCTCAAGTCTTTGTGGAGTACCAAACGAAATACCAATTCAACTTATTTGGGGACTATCCTTTCAAGAAAGATATTGTACCCAGTGCAGTTTTCGTGGGGGTTTACGGAATCCTCTTAATTTTACATTTGTTGATATTCATTTTGAACATGTCCAGAGGTCACTATTTCTGGATCACATTAACCTATATCTTCTACTGTGCTTGCAAGATTGTGGGGTTCGCTTGCAGAATTGTTTGGCAGAGAGATTTAAGTATTACGGCCATTGGTTTAACCAGCGAAGTGCTTTTGATTATTCCTACTATTATCTTGGTTTCTTTTAACTTGATCCTTGCTCAGAGAATCTTCACCTGGAGACATCCAGTTGGTGGTTCCAGAAAACTCTTCTGGGGTATTATGTTTGGATTTTACGGATTTGTGCTTGGAATTGTTGCCATGACTATTATGGCCAGTTTCGTGCCTTATCTTCACATGCTTTCGCAGGCTAACTACGAAAAATACATCAAGGTCCAGCAAGCAGCTGCAATTTTAGTGGTGTTATATCCCTTTACGGCTGTATCATTGATTGGTTTGTCGTACTTTTTTAAGCCAACCAGAAAGGACGAAAATTTATACACCTATCAACCTTATTGGATTGAATCATTCCATCCGTTTTACtttgtcaagaagaatgctTCAAAAGAAGCGGAAGAGACTTTCATGAAGAGAAATCATAACCATAGACATGCGGTGAGAGTCATTGCCGCCACCCATCATCATTATAACATGGTGCAGGGTTTAACCAATGAGAGAGGTGATTTGACCCATAATATGTCGTTAATTATTGTGTCTATCTCTACTTTTGTGTTATTCGTGGGTTCCTTATGTCGGTGTATTGTTGTGTTCCAAGCTAACTATCAGAAGGATAGTTCAGCTATCTGTTCTCCCATTGCCATGTATATTATTTGGGGAGCAGCTGAAGCATTGGTAGTTCTTATGTATGctgttggaagagttgacTTGAGATTCTACAGACCTGACAGATTACCCAAGAAGGTCAGAGCCATAATAACAGCCGAACAATCCATTGAACagagtgaagaagaattgagtGATGAGGAGTTCGATGATGACGTGAGAACCAGTGACTTGAGTGAATTATCGTTCAATAACTACAAATTACCCAGTTACGAAGACCAGTTCAGGAGAGAACATGAGAAGGAAGATAACCAGTCTGAGTTCCACTTTTAA
- the ZRT3 gene encoding Zinc transporter (COG:P; EggNog:ENOG503NZD6) codes for MVTINQGWLLAIFASLISFAGCLVIYVDDIYKLVLPRTFTKKHPFVLKENYRFLVTSLSFSSGCLLFTGLAALLPHARDYLEDSDIAPDMVVTNLMVGYWIGIVSSLGLNFLLHMMTSQSVVHCSHDGEAGHEHHEHHHGHDDVHSHNHSHGSDNFHAPETTHEHSHSLHTSHSSDSLISSTSVTEDTPLLTSQELPKRFSLLHIFSKDKVVGECKGYSSAEVCVNDSSKLHYCELPTLPDSQSFSNEIHSFNGDEDQEENTGEGVSTDDGSDVHFSKPGTGTNRPVSTHTFVSEHHHHVTTSMSRLLMIGVQTTLALTLHKVPEGFMTYITSAANSELGLQIFVSLTVHNFIEGFTMCLPLFYSFSTPNTGRQVAKLKAIAIAGVLAGLSQPLGSLAGYFWMKGNPFLGQEPGDNESLNYMFGETIAVTSGFITVIGLTMFGSAVAFNNRSVNAVVLWAVVGMSVIGLTSIISAHS; via the coding sequence ATGGTCACCATAAACCAAGGTTGGCTCCTTGCCATATTtgcttctttgatttcgttCGCGGGCTGTCTTGTTATTTATGTGGATGATATCTACAAACTTGTTTTGCCCCGGACCTTCACAAAGAAACATCCATTTGTTCTTAAGGAAAACTACCGATTTTTGGTCACCTCCTTAAGTTTTAGTTCCGGATGTTTGTTGTTCACTGGACTAGCAGCTCTTTTGCCTCATGCTAGAGACTATTTGGAAGATTCCGACATAGCTCCAGACATGGTCGTTACTAATTTGATGGTAGGTTATTGGATAGGTATTGTGTCaagtttgggtttgaacttcttgttacATATGATGACTAGTCAGTCGGTGGTGCATTGTAGCCACGATGGTGAGGCTGGCCACGAGCACCATGAGCACCACCATGGGCATGATGATGTTCATAGTCACAACCATTCTCACGGATCCGACAATTTCCATGCCCCTGAGACTACCCATGAACACTCCCACTCGCTCCATACTTCACATTCGAGTGACTCCTTGATTTCGAGTACATCAGTCACAGAAGATACACCGCTTCTTACGTCACAGGAACTCCCCAAGAGgttttctcttcttcacaTTTTCTCCAAAGACAAGGTTGTGGGAGAATGTAAAGGGTATTCATCAGCTGAAGTGTGTGTGAATGATAGCCTGAAATTACATTACTGTGAGCTTCCCACGCTTCCAGACTCACAGAGTTTTTCCAATGAGATTCACCTGTttaatggtgatgaagaccaagaagaaaataCGGGTGAGGGTGTATCAACTGACGATGGATCGGACGTTCACTTTTCTAAACCTGGAACTGGTACAAATCGTCCCGTATCAACCCATACTTTTGTATCAGAGCATCACCACCATGTCACTACATCAATGTCAAGGCTTCTAATGATCGGAGTTCAAACCACTTTGGCACTCACATTGCACAAGGTTCCTGAAGGGTTCATGACATACATCACATCGGCTGCTAATTCTGAGCTTGGACTCCAGATTTTTGTAAGTCTTACAGTCCATAACTTCATCGAAGGGTTCACCATGTGCTTACCACTTTTCTACCTGTTCAGCACTCCCAACACTGGCAGGCAGGTAGCAAAACTAAAGGCCATTGCTATTGCCGGTGTATTGGCAGGACTTTCTCAACCACTCGGATCCTTGGCAGGATACTTCTGGATGAAAGGTAACCCATTCTTGGGACAAGAGCCTGGAGACAATGAGAGTTTAAACTACATGTTTGGTGAAACCATCGCTGTAACCAGTGGATTTATAACGGTGATTGGACTCACAATGTTTGGGCTGGCTGTAGCATTTAATAACCGATCAGTCAATGCGGTGGTTTTGTGGGCTGTTGTGGGAATGTCGGTTATCGGGTTGACATCCATAATTTCAGCTCATTCATGA
- the ZRC1 gene encoding Zinc resistance conferring protein (EggNog:ENOG503NV9V; COG:P), producing the protein MNWKEVRIISLLVLDTVFFLLEAIVGYTVHSLALVADSFHMLNDIISLFIALWAVKVKNTKPADGKYTYGWQRAEILGALINAVFLLALCFTIVIEAIQRLISPPEISNPVLVLVVGCLGLASNFLGLALFHEHGHSHGGSSTPSGHTHSHGGASNVDEEAGHSISESEPLLSRNQSTGDIRQYMPENFIQRFEDGHHHNSEATSSASSTTDKKQKQKKKSMNMEAVFLHVLGDALGNIGVILSALIIWKTSWAGRFYSDPIISLFLTVIIFSSALPLCKKSSKILLQATPTHLDSALIIREITKMIPVKSVHDFHVWNLNEDILIASLHLQLDETLDSPDFEKAKFVDIVREVREILHKFDIHNVTIQPEFTGDGDIPSQASIDSGLYGDSAGGACSVDKATGCFNKNCLKHN; encoded by the coding sequence ATGAATTGGAAAGAAGTCAGAATTATTTCCCTATTAGTACTCGATACGGTATTCTTCTTACTAGAAGCTATCGTCGGGTACACCGTGCACTCGCTTGCACTTGTGGCCGATTCATTCCACATGCTTAATGATATAATCTCACTTTTTATTGCCTTGTGGGCCGTTAAggtcaaaaacaccaaaccTGCTGATGGTAAGTATACTTACGGTTGGCAGAGAGCAGAGATTTTAGGTGCTTTAATCAACGCCGTATTCCTACTCGCTTTGTGCTTCACCATTGTCATCGAAGCGATCCAACGGTTAATTTCACCACCAGAGATCCTGAATCCGGTCTTAGTTTTGGTAGTTGGATGTCTTGGTTTAGCCAGTAACTTTTTGGGGTTGGCGTTATTCCATGAACATGGCCATTCCCACGGTGGTTCTAGTACTCCCAGCGGTCACACTCATTCTCACGGAGGAGCTTCTAAtgtcgatgaagaagcaggCCATCTGATTTCGGAATCAGAGCCATTGTTATCAAGAAACCAAAGTACTGGTGACATCAGGCAGTACATGCCCGAAAACTTCATCCAAAGGTTTGAAGACGGTCATCATCACAATTCTGAAGCAACCAGCTCGGCCTCATCTACGACGGATAAAAAGCAAaagcaaaagaagaagtccatGAATATGGAAGCTGTATTTTTGCATGTGTTAGGAGATGCTTTGGGAAATATTGGTGTAATTCTATCAGCACTTATCATCTGGAAAACTAGTTGGGCTGGTAGGTTCTACAGTGACCCGATCATTTCATTGTTTTTGACGGTTATCATATTCCTGTCAGCTTTGCCATTATGTAAAAAGAGCTCCAAGATCTTACTTCAGGCCACACCAACCCACCTTGATTCCGCCCTCATCATCCGTGAGATTACCAAGATGATCCCAGTAAAGTCTGTGCATGATTTTCATGTGTGGAATTTAAATGAAGATATCTTAATCGCTTctcttcaccttcaactcgATGAAACACTTGACTCACCAGACTTTGAGAAGGCtaagtttgtggatataGTCAGAGAAGTCCGGGAAATCTTGCACAAGTTTGACATACACAACGTGACAATCCAACCCGAATTCACTGGAGATGGCGACATCCCATCCCAGGCGAGTATCGATAGTGGACTCTATGGAGACTCAGCCGGTGGTGCGTGTTCAGTGGACAAAGCCACTGGATGCTTTAACAAAAATTGTTTGAAGCACAATTAA
- a CDS encoding uncharacterized protein (EggNog:ENOG503P85C; COG:K) — translation MLDSRTKLPSISELTRSHEVKLPDLSGYTASQPSLATPIKLPSLSQLTHYSPAYTSANGNTATTTNTTTPALQPAYKFGTNYQYGKSPRQMVSPQQMVSPPPVVTPPAAHGQHIHSPTEFPVAQQSGYSYYMPYYSVYYGQSTPSPQQQYLVPEVINKPINKCHRCGTTETPEWRRGPNGVRTLCNACGLYHAKLVKRKGAAIAAQEVLNNKVRKGKNGRRVSIKSAMINSKLM, via the coding sequence ATGTTGGACAGTAGAACAAAATTACCCTCCATCAGTGAATTGACCAGATCCCATGAAGTCAAGTTACCTGACTTGAGTGGTTACACGGCTTCTCAGCCTTCCTTAGCTACTCCCATCAAATTACCTTCATTGTCTCAGTTAACGCATTACAGTCCAGCTTATACTTCTGCCAATGGCAATACCGCAACCACTACTAATACTACCACTCCTGCCCTTCAACCAGCCTACAAGTTTGGTACCAACTATCAATACGGGAAGTCTCCTCGCCAAATGGTTTCTCCCCAGCAAATGGTGTCTCCTCCACCGGTGGTAACACCTCCAGCTGCTCATGGACAACATATACACTCACCTACAGAGTTTCCGGTTGCACAACAACTGGGATACAGCTACTATATGCCATATTACTCAGTTTACTATGGCCAGTCGACACCGTCACCTCAACAGCAATACCTTGTGCCAGAGGTGATCAACAAACCCATCAACAAGTGCCACAGATGTGGAACCACAGAGACTCCCGAATGGAGACGAGGTCCCAATGGTGTAAGAACATTGTGCAATGCTTGTGGTTTGTACCAtgccaagttggtgaagagAAAGGGAGCTGCAATTGCTGCTCaagaggtgttgaacaacaaggtACGCAAGGGGAAGAATGGTAGAAGAGTTTCAATCAAAAGTGCTATGATTAACAGTAAGTTGATGTAG
- the RNA14 gene encoding mRNA 3'-end-processing protein rna14 (BUSCO:EOG09260W52; COG:A; EggNog:ENOG503NV0B) — translation MSGDSKKKRLALDVIGQLEDDLKANPLDYAKWNKLIKQVVAKDKEEQIRKTFDKYLSIFQYDGKQWCTYITYEMSRQDFLKVQELFSKCITVVDNVELFRLYVSYVRRVNDVITGGEKARGIVIQAFEFAVNRVGIDLRSGDLWTDYLDFLKSWTPSASWEQQQKLDLIRKVYKKMLVIPTEKIEALWSTYTKWENEVNSSTASRFIADKSSEFMEARSWNVEWHNITKNQLRRDLIPSDISSDVVKLQLNLWYKWVEFERRNGLNLKDEKLLEQRIEYVYKQSVMSLVFVPEVWYKYNNYNKLNGSSTSSIDLLTQGLILNPTSYLLSFELSELYEKENNISKANETLESLINSLTADYEVVVKHIDTINERSEAHSRNGKQAKSSSDNMDEDDDDQPNSKIGYQLSDIDIRTLKALKSQQKELSRAITLVYTKQMMTNKRSSGIKESRQIFKQAKKFAGIGNELYVENALTEYYSDNKNIARKVFELGMKTYGTDGDYLLSYLDFLIMVNETENIKVLFEVATNGLTKVIEEDTIITEDVDTPVWIKDELKETIERNKLHVKRLIKRYSKFATKFLDLGIVASLESRYRELFSDDDPIIFLSSRYAYDDVDLIRADLGMSTKIKEPIGDGIPSQTEGPDAKRRKVQLPSRPVTRQETPDKESNSQISQQQSQGFIGNSIYNLLRVLPNSSYFGKPEDRVFNSKKLVELLNSIDLPK, via the coding sequence ATGAGTGGAGATTctaagaagaaaagactAGCGCTCGACGTGATcggtcaacttgaagatgatctAAAGGCTAACCCGTTGGACTACGCTAAGtggaacaagttgattaaACAAGTGGTGGCCAAAGACAAAGAAGAGCAGATTCGCAAGACGTTTGATAAGTATTTGAGTATTTTCCAATATGATGGCAAACAGTGGTGTACCTACATAACCTATGAGATGAGTCGTCAggatttcttgaaggtgcAAGAGTTGTTCTCTAAATGTATCACTGTCGTTGACAACGTCGAGTTGTTTCGGTTATATGTTTCGTACGTGAGAAGAGTGAATGATGTTATCACAGGAGGAGAAAAGGCCAGAGGTATAGTAATTCAAGCGTTCGAGTTCGCCGTGAACCGCGTCGGGATTGACTTGAGGAGTGGTGATTTGTGGACGGattacttggactttttaAAATCATGGACTCCTAGTGCGTCTTGGGAACAACAGCAGAAACTTGACTTGATTAGAAAGGTTTACAAGAAAATGTTGGTGATTCCCACTGAAAAAATTGAGGCGTTATGGTCTACATACACCAAATGGGAAAATGAGGTGAACTCTTCTACTGCTAGTAGGTTTATTGCTGATAAATCCTCTGAGTTTATGGAAGCTAGATCATGGAACGTCGAATGGCATAATATAACTAAAAACCAGTTAAGAAGGGACCTCATTCCCAGCGACATTTCCAGTGATGTGGTTAAGTTACAATTGAATTTATGGTACAAATGGGTTGAATTTGAGCGGAGGAATGGGTTAAACTTGAAGGACGAAAAGCTACTTGAGCAAAGAATCGAATATGTTTACAAACAATCGGTTATGTCTTTGGTTTTCGTGCCTGAAGTATGGTACAAATATAACAACTACAATAAGCTAAATGGCAGTTCTACTAGTAGCATTGATTTACTAACTCAAggcttgattttgaaccCCACCAGCTATTTGTTGTCGTTTGAGTTATCAGAACTTTATGAAAAAGAGAATAATATCTCCAAAGCAAACGAAACGCTTGAGTCACTTATAAATTCGTTAACAGCTGATTACGAGGTAGTTGTAAAGCATATAGATACTATCAACGAACGCTCAGAGGCCCATTCAAGGAATGGGAAGCAAGCtaaatcttcttctgataATATggatgaggatgatgaCGACCAACCCAATTCGAAGATAGGATACCAGCTATCAGATATCGACATCAGAACCCTCAAAGCCTTGAAAAGTCAACAGAAAGAGTTGTCCAGGGCAATTACTCTTGTCTACACCAAACAGATGATGACCAACAAAAGATCCAGTGGTATAAAGGAGTCCAGACAGATTTTCAAGCAGGCCAAAAAGTTTGCTGGAATTGGGAATGAATTATATGTGGAAAATGCATTAACAGAGTATTACTCTGATAACAAAAATATTGCTAGAAAGGTATTTGAGTTAGGTATGAAAACTTATGGCACAGATGGAGATTACTTGCTTTCGTATTTGGATTTCTTGATTATGGTCAACGAAACGGAAAACATAAAGGTATTGTTTGAAGTTGCAACGAATGGATTAACTaaagtcattgaagaagataccATTATTACAGAAGATGTTGACACCCCCGTTTGGATCAAGgatgagttgaaagaaaccaTAGAAAGGAATAAGCTCCATGTTAAACGTTTGATCAAGAGGTATAGtaaatttgcaaccaagtTTTTAGATTTAGGGATCGTTGCTAGTCTTGAGTCGAGATACAGAGAATTGTTTTCAGATGATGACCCGATTATCTTCTTAAGTTCCAGATATGCCTATGACGATGTTGACTTAATTCGGGCTGATTTGGGTATGAGCACAAAGATAAAAGAGCctattggtgatggaatcCCTTCACAAACTGAAGGGCCTGATgcaaagagaagaaaggtGCAATTACCTTCCAGACCAGTGACTAGGCAAGAGACCCCAGACAAGGAGTCCAACTCACAAATAAGTCAACAGCAATCCCAAGGATTTATTGGCAATTCCATTTACAACTTACTTCGGGTCTTACCCAACTCATCTTACTTTGGCAAGCCCGAAGATCGTGTTTTTAACAGCAAGAAATTGGtcgagttgttgaacagcATCGACTTACCAAAATGA
- the SAM37 gene encoding Sorting and Assembly Machinery (SAM or TOB complex) component (COG:U; EggNog:ENOG503P733) has translation MGTLPILITEEQTVEGFADIASYIGEHFVLRNEFITSKQLNTSEKIQQKSLIHFVSTKLYYINQYNLFINTKNYGKYVRKLFKNYLPFPMMYNQPLKYFNSAKEEVKIIGIGENKTRFFSFGPDNAPVDDLEDDTMTPISKLHEKQMMLKNKERMSLRETKNTLKSIALLDGYLSQWEASSIGNSSQITAAEVLFLAYLSCIFHEELPDSSLTTTMKTHQNLYEWAENWTQTLEKLADYKDIVPPVGSQIPNLYNEIKYQLGFY, from the coding sequence ATGGGCACTCTTCCCATCCTCATTACAGAAGAACAAACGGTAGAGGGGTTTGCAGATATCGCTTCGTATATAGGTGAACACTTCGTTCTAAGAAATGAGTTTATAACTTCCAAGCAACTCAACACATCCGAAAAGATCCAGCAAAAGAGTCTTATTCACTTTGTGTCAACCAAATTGTATTATATCAACCAAtacaacttgttcatcaacacgAAAAACTACGGGAAATACGTCCGCaagcttttcaagaattACTTGCCTTTCCCTATGATGTACAATCAGCCCTTGAAGTACTTCAATAGCGCAAAAGAGGAGGTTAAGATTATAGGTATTGGCGAAAATAAGACCCGGTTCTTCTCATTTGGGCCCGACAATGCGCCAGTagatgacttggaagatgatACGATGACCCCAATCTCGAAGCTTCATGAGAAACAGATGATGCTCAAGAACAAAGAACGAATGTCCTTAAGAGAAACCAAGAATACACTCAAATCTATAGCTCTTTTGGATGGGTATTTGAGCCAATGGGAGGCACTGAGCATAGGAAACAGTAGCCAAATTACTGCTGCAGAGGTTCTTTTTTTGGCGTATCTTAGCTGCATTTTTCATGAAGAGTTACCTGATTCAAGCCTAACAACCACCATGAAAACCCATCAAAACTTGTATGAATGGGCAGAAAATTGGACCCAGACTCTAGAAAAGTTGGCAGACTATAAAGATATTGTACCACCCGTGGGAAGCCAAATTCCCAATCTTTACAACGAAATTAAATATCAACTAGGCTTCTACTAA
- the EDC1 gene encoding enhancer of mRNA decapping (COG:J; EggNog:ENOG503PQFQ), which translates to MMAHEVPVPIHGPGTPPVVSSTPKNTQPVKSTQKQTSRKKNNNPNKKSPSPQQTPGHNDKPTTSSLNTPQKEFKSNKRRSQTKKKDEAPVFAGSSFHSSPEALNLPKPTFKPSPKPQLANPVTSYPSVYYQPPMTPHGSMPHMPHMSMGPVPMGYSAPPQGLAHGPMMHPQQHVAVPYGSAPPMMTYPGQAPGPYYGYAQPPQMGFAPGGASPTRTAATGTASQGQKISFNDLIGSEK; encoded by the coding sequence ATGATGGCACACGAAGTACCGGTCCCCATACATGGGCCTGGCACCCCACCTGTGGTTTCTAGTACCCCGAAGAACACTCAGCCAGTGAAATCAACTCAGAAACAGACCTCCCGTAAAAAGAATAACAACCCGAATAAGAAATCACCCCTGCCTCAACAGACACCAGGGCATAACGACAAACCAACGACGTCCTCTTTGAACACTCCTCAGAAGGAGTTTAAACTGAATAAGAGGAGGTCGcagaccaagaagaaagatgaaGCACCAGTTTTTGCTGGAAGCTCATTCCACTCATCGCCAGAAGCGTTGAATTTACCCAAACCTACCTTTAAACCATCACCCAAACCGCAGTTGGCCAACCCTGTGACCAGCTACCCCTCTGTTTATTATCAACCTCCCATGACACCACATGGATCCATGCCTCATATGCCTCATATGAGCATGGGTCCCGTTCCAATGGGATATCTGGCACCTCCTCAAGGACTTGCCCATGGTCCCATGATGCATCCTCAGCAACACGTAGCTGTTCCTTATGGCTCGGCACCTCCTATGATGACGTACCCTGGACAGGCTCCAGGACCTTATTATGGATATGCTCAACCACCACAGATGGGATTTGCCCCAGGCGGAGCTTCCCCAACAAGGACAGCTGCAACTGGAACTGCTTCTCAAGGCCAAAAGATCTCgttcaacgacttgatcGGTTCAGAGAAGTAG
- a CDS encoding uncharacterized protein (COG:S; EggNog:ENOG503NY92), translating to MKLTSLMMGLVLTSSVMSAYIERSDSETALITLAPDATSTHTAVAAEVETTVMLNKRINADSLEEKKKKLMEAYKAKFGSNEGEKKDDSPKPWVRTIYTNVKEIVRPTVIQGVTISAKPPKTTNGLEPWISLNKNGAPKTIVPQLKNGHIKKASPTYGTWFATPTTIRYTKEELKAHNMAADEIHEEVEWVPEDQTYHELNPIIRCTPDSYFKKGLSKDTSSAPFCFPFDNQVWYRDKTYFVTWYSHYFEGAEKVRLHLSVIKPSLKDHGLKKRSAIMDKGGKITIPSFFTTDWVDNDDGMLALEVIEEFFPKDAMERKVLLSIQPNTVTDEDFDLLKNSLVLTLNKPGKVYKGHNEDLDYLDEKQRMKNLNVEIDEGLDYEKYFAIMGIPLFVVALAMGMYLFVKVNKVDLSHLKPKKARGTDHNHRRIPFKKKKAYSPLSQNSSDIPLKNMTKND from the coding sequence ATGAAGCTCACATCATTAATGATGGGCTTGGTGCTTACATCGTCCGTGATGTCTGCATATATCGAGCGTAGTGACCTGGAAACAGCGCTCATCACGCTTGCACCAGATGCCACCTCTACCCACACCGCTGTAGCCGCGGAAGTAGAGACTACagtgatgttgaacaagagaATCAACGCCGACTCCCTCGAGgaaaaaaagaagaagttgatggaagCATATAAGGCCAAGTTTGGAAGCAACGAAGGTGAGAAAAAAGATGACTCGCCTAAGCCCTGGGTCCGGACCATCTACACAAATGTCAAGGAGATTGTTCGTCCCACTGTGATCCAAGGTGTCACTATCAGTGCCAAACCTCCAAAGACCACCAACGGACTAGAACCATGGATTTCCTTGAATAAAAATGGAGCCCCCAAAACCATTGTCCCACAATTGAAAAACGGTCACATCAAAAAGGCGCTGCCTACGTATGGAACATGGTTCGCTACCCCCACCACTATTCGTTATACAaaggaagagttgaaaGCACATAATATGGCTGCTGACGAAATCCACGAAGAAGTCGAGTGGGTCCCAGAGGACCAGACCTACCATGAGTTGAACCCTATCATCAGGTGTACACCTGACCTGTACTTCAAAAAGGGATTATCTAAAGATACCAGCTCTGCACCTTTCTGTTTCCCCTTTGATAATCAGGTTTGGTACAGAGATAAGACGTACTTTGTGACATGGTACCTGCATTACTTTGAGGGTGCAGAGAAGGTGCGGTTGCATTTGCTGGTGATCAAGCCCAGTCTTAAAGATCATGGACTCAAGAAACGGTCTGCTATCATGGATAAAGGAGGAAAGATCACCATACcttctttcttcaccaccgattGGGTTGATAATGATGACGGGATGTTGGCTCTTGAAGTCATAGAAGAGTTTTTCCCCAAGGATGCGATGGAACGTAAAGTGTTACTCTCGATCCAACCTAATACAGTTACTGATGAGGACTTTGACTTGCTCAAAAACTCGTTGGTATTGACACTCAACAAGCCTGGAAAGGTATACAAGGGTCACAATGAAGACCTTGATTACTTGGATGAGAAGCAAAGaatgaagaacttgaacgtCGAAATCGATGAAGGCTTGGACTATGAAAAGTATTTTGCAATCATGGGAATTCCTTTATTTGTGGTTGCTTTGGCCATGGGAATGTATTTGTTCGTGAAGGTTAACAAGGTTGATTTAAGTCATTTGAAACCCAAAAAGGCCCGTGGAACAGACCACAATCACCGTAGAATCCCAtttaagaagaagaaagcaTACTCTCCATTATCGCAAAACCTGAGTGACATTCCGCTCAAGAACATGACCAAGAACGATTAG